The proteins below come from a single Methyloprofundus sedimenti genomic window:
- a CDS encoding lysylphosphatidylglycerol synthase transmembrane domain-containing protein, with product MKATQMARITLGLVFASFFIWLIAKQVNFAELSSVLANTNPEWIFAALVAFCCGYACRIARWRKMLLQDSPTLSFKNCAGPLLASFAVNNVLPFRSGDVMRAFAFNRQLKTSSGIVLASLFVERLLDLLMVLLMLGAALTMFHLDFERFAGVGSMMLISLSLLIILVLLFPRLFTPLIRVLNRIIIKLSPGFGYKLAVEINKGLNTLLHLAKKGTMLKLILWSCAAWLSEGMLFWCVAMALLPAIELTQAAWLALPVGTLATLIPGTPGYIGTFDYFTIKAMTSLGNTTAASTAYALLVHALLWLPPTLTGGLYLLANNIQKPRIKNEYDT from the coding sequence ATGAAAGCGACTCAAATGGCCCGAATTACTTTAGGTCTGGTATTTGCTTCATTTTTTATCTGGTTAATTGCAAAGCAAGTTAATTTTGCTGAGTTAAGCAGTGTTTTGGCTAATACAAATCCAGAATGGATCTTTGCTGCGCTAGTCGCATTCTGCTGCGGATATGCCTGCCGCATTGCCCGATGGCGCAAAATGCTGCTGCAAGATTCCCCCACGCTAAGCTTTAAAAATTGTGCCGGACCACTGTTAGCAAGTTTTGCTGTCAATAATGTCTTACCCTTTCGTTCCGGAGATGTAATGCGGGCTTTTGCCTTTAATCGTCAGCTAAAAACCAGTTCCGGCATCGTTTTGGCCTCTCTTTTTGTCGAGCGCCTGCTGGATTTACTGATGGTTCTACTTATGCTGGGTGCTGCGCTGACGATGTTTCATCTAGACTTTGAACGCTTTGCCGGTGTGGGTAGCATGATGTTAATATCATTATCCTTACTCATTATCCTGGTGTTACTTTTTCCCCGTCTATTTACCCCGCTAATACGGGTGCTAAATCGCATTATAATTAAACTATCCCCCGGTTTTGGCTATAAATTAGCGGTTGAAATCAATAAAGGCTTGAACACATTGCTACACCTTGCAAAAAAAGGCACCATGCTGAAATTAATACTCTGGTCATGTGCAGCCTGGCTGTCAGAAGGTATGCTTTTCTGGTGTGTGGCAATGGCATTACTACCCGCTATTGAATTAACTCAGGCAGCCTGGCTAGCCTTACCTGTAGGAACTCTTGCCACACTCATTCCCGGCACCCCCGGCTATATCGGCACCTTTGACTATTTCACCATTAAGGCCATGACTAGCCTGGGCAATACAACGGCGGCATCGACTGCCTATGCATTATTAGTCCACGCACTGTTGTGGCTGCCTCCAACACTCACTGGAGGCCTATACCTACTGGCTAATAACATTCAGAAACCACGTATAAAGAATGAATATGACACTTAA
- a CDS encoding glycosyltransferase family 2 protein: MPIQPSKQQNDASLPLLSLIIPCYNEELVILETIRKIKAFCTECVDLETELIFVDDGSEDNTLAQLRAAAIKDRKIKVISFTRNFGHQVAVTAGIDAAKGDAVVLIDADLQDPPDVIHQMIEKWKAGYDVVYGTRSRRSGESAFKRYSAQVFYRLLNKLSDVPIPLDTGDFRLMTRPVVESLKAMPERDRFVRGMVSWVGFKQIAVPYNRAKRFAGESKYPLRKMLRFATDGILSFSTKPLQISIGLGMLAACIALGGIIYAIGMRLFTDTWVEGWTALMIAILFLGGVQLICVGILGEYIGRIYNEVKQRPLYIVKEYLGFSNEEPVNSHSPIVKRK; encoded by the coding sequence ATGCCTATACAGCCCTCAAAACAACAGAATGATGCCTCATTACCCCTATTATCGCTAATCATTCCCTGTTACAACGAAGAATTAGTGATACTGGAAACAATACGCAAAATTAAAGCATTCTGCACTGAGTGTGTTGATCTAGAAACAGAACTTATATTTGTTGATGATGGCAGTGAGGACAATACGCTTGCACAATTACGCGCTGCTGCAATTAAAGACCGCAAAATTAAAGTTATCAGCTTCACCAGAAATTTTGGTCATCAGGTTGCCGTCACTGCAGGAATAGATGCGGCAAAAGGCGATGCAGTTGTGCTTATTGATGCCGATTTACAGGACCCGCCCGACGTTATTCATCAAATGATAGAGAAATGGAAAGCAGGGTATGATGTTGTATATGGTACCCGGAGCAGACGTTCAGGAGAGTCTGCCTTTAAGCGTTATAGCGCACAGGTTTTTTACCGTTTGCTAAACAAGCTCTCCGATGTTCCGATTCCTCTGGATACAGGTGATTTCCGTCTTATGACACGACCAGTTGTCGAGTCCCTGAAAGCAATGCCAGAACGCGATCGATTTGTACGCGGCATGGTCAGCTGGGTTGGCTTTAAACAGATTGCCGTGCCCTACAACCGAGCCAAACGTTTTGCCGGTGAAAGCAAATATCCACTGCGAAAAATGTTACGTTTTGCCACCGACGGAATACTATCCTTTTCAACCAAACCCTTGCAGATATCAATTGGCTTAGGCATGTTAGCTGCCTGTATCGCACTTGGAGGAATCATTTATGCTATCGGCATGCGCCTTTTTACTGATACCTGGGTTGAAGGCTGGACAGCGTTAATGATTGCCATTCTATTTCTTGGCGGTGTGCAACTTATCTGTGTCGGAATTTTGGGAGAATACATAGGCCGGATTTACAATGAAGTAAAACAGCGCCCTTTATATATCGTCAAGGAATATCTTGGGTTTTCTAATGAAGAGCCTGTAAATTCTCACAGCCCTATCGTGAAGCGTAAATGA
- a CDS encoding NAD(P)/FAD-dependent oxidoreductase, which translates to MNMTLNTQPHVAIIGGGFTGLAAAYELTKQGIQVSVHESEAEIGGLASAFDVQGEKLDRFYHHWFTNDQHVMQLIDELGLKENVSINATNTGVYYANNFFKLSTPWDLLNFTPLPFLDRIRLGLLALRARRVKNWQELEDKTAAEWLKELGGENVYRIVWEPLLKGKFGPVAEEISAVWFWNKLKLRGGSRGKGGEERLAYFKGGFVALAEALAVNIQAQGGLVSTRSKVSAIHPVAKQWQITSSSGTYTVDHVLVTTALPLVADMIQGWADSDYLASLRRINYLANVCLVLELKHLLSNTYWLNVNDPSFPFVGVIEHTNFERPETYAGRHIVYLSKYLPHTDALYQMTADEVLDYALPYLQKMFPALQRDWILAHHVWKARWSQPVVEKNYSQIIPSHEGPVPGLYLCSMAQIYPEDRGTNYAIREGRSIGKRLATKIIIQK; encoded by the coding sequence ATGAATATGACACTTAATACTCAGCCTCATGTCGCCATTATCGGTGGCGGATTTACAGGCCTTGCAGCAGCCTATGAACTCACTAAACAGGGCATTCAAGTAAGCGTTCATGAAAGCGAAGCTGAAATTGGCGGACTTGCCTCAGCGTTTGATGTGCAAGGAGAAAAACTCGATCGTTTCTACCATCACTGGTTTACCAATGACCAGCATGTTATGCAGCTGATTGATGAATTAGGCCTAAAAGAAAATGTAAGTATAAATGCTACCAATACCGGTGTTTATTATGCCAATAACTTTTTCAAATTATCCACCCCCTGGGATTTACTTAATTTTACGCCTTTGCCTTTCCTGGATCGTATTCGTCTGGGATTACTTGCACTACGCGCACGGCGAGTTAAAAACTGGCAGGAACTGGAAGATAAAACAGCGGCAGAGTGGCTTAAAGAGCTGGGCGGTGAAAATGTTTATCGAATAGTCTGGGAACCGCTACTTAAAGGCAAGTTTGGTCCTGTAGCAGAGGAAATCTCAGCCGTCTGGTTCTGGAATAAATTAAAACTAAGAGGTGGTAGCCGTGGCAAGGGCGGCGAGGAACGCCTGGCTTATTTCAAAGGCGGCTTTGTTGCACTTGCCGAGGCTTTAGCCGTAAACATTCAGGCTCAGGGAGGACTAGTATCAACCCGCTCAAAAGTCTCTGCAATTCACCCGGTCGCTAAGCAATGGCAAATAACATCTTCTAGCGGCACATACACAGTAGATCATGTATTAGTCACTACTGCCCTTCCTCTAGTAGCCGACATGATTCAGGGCTGGGCTGACTCCGATTATCTTGCAAGCCTGCGGCGCATCAATTATCTGGCAAATGTATGCCTGGTTCTGGAACTGAAACACTTACTATCCAATACTTACTGGCTTAATGTTAACGACCCCAGCTTCCCTTTTGTCGGTGTTATTGAGCATACTAATTTTGAACGACCGGAGACCTATGCAGGGAGACATATCGTTTATCTGTCAAAATATCTGCCCCATACTGACGCACTGTATCAAATGACGGCTGATGAAGTACTTGATTACGCACTGCCTTATTTACAGAAAATGTTTCCTGCTTTGCAGCGTGACTGGATTCTAGCACACCATGTATGGAAAGCACGCTGGTCACAACCCGTGGTAGAAAAAAATTATAGTCAGATAATTCCGTCACATGAAGGTCCTGTACCAGGTTTATATTTATGCTCGATGGCGCAAATATACCCGGAAGACCGAGGCACTAATTATGCGATACGCGAAGGACGCAGTATAGGCAAGCGTCTAGCAACAAAGATCATCATTCAGAAATAA